In Formosa haliotis, the sequence ATTTAGAAGAAGCAATCCACAGAATTAAAACGCAAAACTAATACGAATGAAGAATATAGTAGTCGTAGGTATTGGTTTAATAGGAGGGAGTATGGTAAAGGACCTTAAAAAGGCTCATCCAGAAACTAAAATTATTGGTGTCGATAAAAATAAAGATCATTTAAACGAAGCTTTGGTTAGAGGTTTAATAGATGAAAAAGGGAATATAGATGTAGTTAAAAATGCAGATTTAGTGATTTTGTCTATCCCGGTTGATGCGTCTGTAAACTTACTTCCAGAAATTTTAGATTTAGTACAAGACGATGCATTGGTTATAGATGTGGGTTCAACAAAGCTAGATATTTGTAATGCCGTAGAGCATCATAAAAACAGACGAAATTATTTGGCATGTCATCCTATTGCAGGTACAGAATTTTCTGGTCCGCAAGCCGCAATTTTCGATTTGTTTAGACAGAAAACGAATATTATTTGCGAAGTTGAAAAAACAGCATTTAAATTACAAGAACGCGCTTTAAAAGTGTTTTCAGATTTAGGAATGCGTATTCGATATATGAATCCAGAATCACACGATAAACATATTGCTTATGTGTCGCATTTATCGCATATTAGTTCGTTTATGTTAGGAAAAACGGTAATAGATAAAGAGCGTAACGAACGTGATATTTTCGATATGGCAGGCAGTGGTTTTGCATCGACAGTGCGTTTAGCAAAAAGTTCACCAAATATGTGGACCCCAATTTTTAAGCAGAACAAAACTAACGTAATAGAAACTTTAGAAGAATATATAAACAACCTTAATCAATTTAAAATTTTATTAGAACAAGATGACTTTGAGGCTATTTTTAATGAGATGAAAAACACAAACCGCATTAAAGATATTTTAAAAGGAATTGCATAAACAGTGATATTATTATGGAGAACAAGAAAGAATTAAGAACCTGGTTAGACGATTTAAAATTAGATCACCCTCTAGTAATTGCAGGGCCATGTAGCGCAGAAACAGAAGAGCAAGTATTAAAAATTGCACATGAGTTAAAAGATACTGATGTAAGTTACTTTAGAGCAGGGATTTGGAAACCAAGAACAAGACCAGGAATGTTTGAAGGCGTTGGTGCTTTAGGATTAAAATGGTTACAACGTGTAAAAGCTGAAACAGGAATGAAAACTGCTACAGAAGTTGCTAACGCAGCACACGTTAAGTTAGCTTTAGAGCATGATGTAGATTTATTATGGATTGGTGCACGTTCTACTGTAAGTCCGTTTATTGTTCAAGAAATTGCAGACGCTTTAAAAGGTACAGATAAAATTGTATTGGTAAAAAACCCTGTAAACCCAGATTTAGCACTTTGGCTAGGAGGTATCGAGCGTTTAGCTTCGGCAGATATTAAAAACTTAGGAGTTATTCATAGAGGATTTTCTACTTACGAAAAATCGAAGTACAGAAACAATCCAGAATGGCAAATCGCGATTGAATTACAATCTAAATTTCCAGATTTACCAATCATAAACGATCCGTCGCACATTACTGGAAAACGTGATATGATTTTTGATGTGTCGCAAACCGCATTAGATTTAAACTTTGATGGTTTAATGATAGAAACGCATTTCGATCCTGAAAATGCATGGAGTGATGCTGCACAACAAGTAACACCAAAAACATTAGTTCAAATTATGAAGGATCTTAAAATTAGAAAAGAGACAGATCCAGAAGCAGATTACAATACTTCTTTAAATAACTTAAGAGCTAAGATTGACGTTATTGACAATCAAATTATAGATCTTTTAGGAAAACGTATGGTTGTTGCCGATGGTATAGGTACTTTAAAACGTCAGAAAAACGTATCTGTTTTACAAAGCAAGCGTTGGAACGAGATTTTAGGCGCTATGGTTTTAGAAGGGGAAGCTCACGGATTAAGTGAAGAATTTATCTTAAAAATGTTTAAAGCGATTCACCAAGAATCTATAAACCACCAGGAAAAAATAATCAATAAATAAATTGTTTATTCATTGTATTAATAACAAAGGGCACGTAATAGCGGGCCCTTTGTTATTTTGTTTGCTTAGGTCGTTTAAAAATATATCGCGTAACAAAAATACCTTGTCCATCATCTGTTCCGGCATCACTTTCTACGGCACTGGTAACAAATGCTAATTCCCAACCTTCTTCTGTCATCGCATTAATTTTAGAGCTTACAACAGCATCATTCGATGCAATATTTTGAAAACGAATACCTCCAATATTATAAAAGTTTAGAAGCTTTGTTTCTTCAAAATCTTTAATGCGTATATCTCCTCTAGAAGCTTTATTCCTGGTAGCATCATCGTCTGTTTGTTCAGAAGTAAAATCCTTATAATTACGCTCGTCAACAGAAGAAATTAAGCGCGATCTTCCTACGCCATTCGGTACAATAGACTCAACCGAGGTCACGATTTTGTATTCCACTTGTGCAGACATTTCAGCAAAGCAAATAAAGTAAAACAGGCAAATAAATAAAATGCGATTCATGGGTTTAAAATTAAATATTGAGAAAATCTAATATAAATGTTTTTGTACCAATTAAATTATTTTTTAGTCTTCAATTTTTGTGGCATCTTTGTATTTCATGACAGGAACAGTATACAAATCAACAGGAAGCTGGTACACCGTAAAAACGGCCTTAGGTGCCACTTACGAATGCCGTATAAAAGGTAAATTTAGATTAAAAGGCATTAAAAGTACTAATCCTATTGCTGTTGGCGATTTGGTTGATTTTGAAATAGAAACCTTAGATAATGTAACCACAGGAATTATTCATCATATTCACGATCGTAAAAATTATATCGTTCGTAAATCTGTAAACCTGTCTAAGCAAACCCATATTATTGCCTCTAATATCGATCAGGTATTTTTATTAATCACAATTAATAATCCACCCACTTTAACCAGTTTTATTGATAGGTTTTTGGTTACTGCAGAAGCTTATTCCATTAAAACAATCTTACTTTTTAATAAAATAGATGTGTATAACGAAGACACTATTTTAGAAGTTCGCTATTTGGCTTCAATCTATCGTGCCATAGGTTACGAATGTATTGGAATCTCGGCAGAAACAGGGAAAAATGTAGATAAAGTTAAGGCCTTAATGTTAGGAAAGGTAAGTATGTTTGCTGGACATTCTGGAGTCGGTAAATCTACTTTGGTAAATGCTTTAGAACCGTCTTTAGATTTAAAAACAAAAGCCATCTCCGCACAACATATGCAAGGGCAGCACACCACCACCTTTGCCGAAATGTTCGATTTAAGTTTCGATGCAAGAATTATAGACACACCTGGGATTAAAGGTTTTGGTGTTGTAGATATGGAAAAGGAAGAGATTGGCGATTATTTTCCTGAATTTTTTGCTTTAAAACAAGATTGTAAATTCAATAACTGTCTGCATATCGAAGAACCTAAATGCGCTGTTAAAGATGCCTTAGACCGCGATGAAATTGCATTCTCGCGTTACCGCAGTTATGTGCAGATTATTGAAGGAGAAGACGAGCATTACCGAACAGATACTTGGGATAAAGAACGAGATGACCTATAATGAAAGCAGTTATACAACGAGTAGCACAAGCAAGTGTTACTATAGACCATAAAAAAGTAGCCGATATACCTAACGGACTTCTAATTTTATTAGGTATTACTACAGATGATACCCAAGAGGATATTGTATGGCTATCAAAAAAAATTGCTAATCTACGTATTTTTGAAGATGACGAAGGAGTCATGAATACTTCTTTAGTCGATATAGATGGGGAAGCTATTGTGGTAAGTCAGTTTACTTTACAAGCAAGTACAAAAAAAGGAAATAGACCAAGTTATATAAAAGCAGCAAGACCAGAACTTGCAATTCCGTTATACGAATCTTTTGTCTCACAGTTCCAATCAGATCTAGGAAAGCCCGTTCAAACAGGGGAGTTTGGAGCCGATATGAAAGTAGAATTATTAAACGATGGACCAGTAACTATAATTATTGATACTAAAAATAAGGAATAAGTGTTTTTTGGGGTAGGATTTTATGATAAATTATGTTAAATTTATTGTGCCCAAATTTACTAACCTATGTCCCTTAAACCTACGTTAGGTCTATTCTTTCTAGTCCTAACGATTAAGTTAACAGCTCAATCTAATTTTAGAGTTGATCCAGAATTAAAAACGACCTTAGCAAAACATGCCAATGTATTAGTAAACACTAACGATGTAGAGATTCACATTCTTAGTTATAATAAAATGGTGATTAAAACCCATCGCGCAGTTACCATTTATAACGCATCCGGCAGTAATAAAGCCTACACTTACGAAACCTACGATGGGACTACAAAAATAAAAACGTTAGAGGCTACTGTTTATAATGCTGCAGGCGAAAAAGTAAAACGCTATAAAGCAAAAGACTTCAAAGATGCTGCTCGCGCCGATGGTATTTCTATTTATAATGACGACCGCATTAAATATCTAGAGCATCAATCTGTAACATATCCATATACTATAGATTATATTGGATCAAGTCTAAAAGTTGTGGGATTTATATATTACGCATAAATAGATGCTAGTCTAAATAAGAAAAAATCTATATTTCTGACACCTCTAAATTGTGCTCTAAAAGCTTTTATTTTAGCATTGAAAGATTCAGCCGATGCGTTTGTACTTCTGTTATCGAAATAATTTAGTATATTTTTGTAATGAATAGACATGGTTCTTGCTATTGTATTAAAGCTTTTAAACTCCGCTTTTCTTACTTTTTCATCCCATTTCGCTAGTCTAATTAATGCAGATGTTTTATCTTTTGAATTATTAAATATCCATGATAAGTTCTGACATAGATTATATGCCTTTTCTAAATCTGGATATCTCTGAAATAGAACTTCCGCTCTTTGAGATTGATTTTTAGTCCATTTTGAACTTGATTTGTATAGTAAATATCTGCTTCTAGCGAGTAACTGTTTGAGTGTATCTCCATTTTTAAGGAGTTCAGGGGTAAACTTCAGGGATTTACTTCTTGCTTTTTCTATAGCATCGTTTTCTAGGTCTATAGCATCCCATCTATGCTTAATTCTAATCTCTTGTAATGCATCTAGTGCTAATTTTTGAACATGGAAACGATCTATAACCAATGTCGCATTGGGGAATGATTTCTTAACTATCAGTCCCATATTTCCAGCCATATCTAAAGTTACTTCCTTAACCTTACTTCTTTGTTTTAGAGGGATTTTGCGTAGTATATTAATAACCGTTTCAGCTTTGGTTCCTTTTACCATTGCTATTATAGCTCCTGTCTTTCCTTTTGCGGATTTATTTGTTATTATGGTATATAAATCACCATTGGAGAAAGCTGTTTCGTCCAATGAAAGGTAACCCCCGATGTTTTGAGGAAATAACATCCAATTTCTTGCATGCGACTTTTGATCCCAAGATTTAAAGTCACTTAAATAATCTTTATATTGTCTTTGCATACTTCTAGGGTTTACTCCATAGAATTTAGCGACCAGAGTTGTGCAAGAAGCATTATTACTAATAGAGTTCTTTTAAAAAAGCAGCAAATTCACTAGTCATTCTAGTGCCTTTTGCTACTAATTTCCAATCCCTTGTAACCACTTTATTAGTGTCTTGATTAATCCATCTTCGTCTAGTGATATGTAAGAAAACATTCTTACCTCTTATGGGGAAATCCTGAATACTAGCTTCTGGAAAAAAACCTTTAGAGTGTAGTTTTTCATCTTTATGATCCAATGGTGCATTGTTTAGTTCTGTGAAATAAAAATGAATTTCTTCAGCTTTAACCTCATGCTTAGTTAAGTCAAAATAGGTTACTAAAACTTCTGGAAGTAATAAATTAGCAATTGATAATAGAGTGTCTGAGGACATGTATTTCTTTTATTCAAAGGTCTTCCAATTTTTTGTACTCCACAACTTTTTGTGTTGAGCCATTATATTTCGGAAGTCGAACATACTATGACGGCTTTTCTCCCTACGTGGTCTCCATTAGAAGGATTTTATACAGGAGTTTTACATGCTTCTTATAAGATAATTAACGATACCGATGTGCCTTTGGCATTAAAAGAAGAGCACTTTAATGGTTATAATATTACTAAGCAAGGCGATTATCACTTTGTAGCCGAAAACTTAACGGCTATTGCGCCAGAAGCTTATAGCCCGGAATTTTATACGTTCGCTCCGCGATTAAAAGTGGCTTTGGAAATTTTCGATATGAAAGGTGTTCAAGGTAAAAATACCAATTGGCAAGATTTCGGAGAATGGGTGCATGAGAGTCTGCTTTCCGACACTCAAGAACTGCCAGAAGAAGTAAAGAAGACCATAATATCGCTCACCGAAAATGCAACTACCAACGAAGAAAAGGCAAGAATTGTTTACGATTATCTTCAAAACAAGGTTAGATATATTAGTGTTCAAGTTGGTATAGGAGGATGGAAACCCATGTTGGCCAAAGATGTAGACCGTTTAAGTTATGGCGATTGTAAAGCGCTTTCAAACTATACACATGCCTTATTAAATGTTGTTGGTGTGCCATCTTATTACACGTGTATATATGGAGGAGAAGAAATTCAAAATATAGATAAGGATTTTTCAAGTACTCAGGGAAATCATGCCATTTTAGCGATTCCAACAGCAGATGATTTTATTTGGTTAGAATGTACCAGCCAAAATACACCATTTGGGTATATTGCTAATTTTACAGACGATAGGGATGCTCTGATTATTACTCCTGAAGGCGGGGAAATTGTGCATACTAAAACCTATGAAACCGAAGAGAATCTATTACATACTTTGGCAGATATTAGCATACAAGCAGACGGAAGTTTAAATGCAGATATTGTTGTAAAATCTTATGGTACACAATACCGTGGAGCGAAAGGTATAGAAGTCGAATCAGAGAAAAATCAGAAATTAAGATTTAAAGATAATTGGAGCTATATTAATGATCTAGAAATTTCGTCGTTCAATTTTAATAATGATAAACAGCTTGTAGAATTTACAGAGCATGTGTCGGTTTCTGCTAAAAAATATGCTAGTAAAACAGGGAAAAGACTATTACTAGCTCCTAATGTGTTTAATAAATTAGTCCATATTCCGCCACGATATACTAACCGAACTCTACCTATTCAAATCGATCGGGGTTTTATAGATACAGATAGCTATCAAATTCATTTAGAAGACGGATTAAACGTAGACGCCTTGCCAAACGATTCGGTTTTAGAAACCAAGTTTGGGTCGTACTATTCCTCTATAAAAAAAGATGAAAACGGTTTACTAACCTATACAAGATCTTTAACCTATAATAAAGGTATTTATCCTAAAGAAGACTATCAAGCTTTTAGGGATTTTTGGATTGCTATTTCAAAACTCGATAATGCCAAAATTGCTTTACTAACCACTAATTAAACCTATGAAATTACTACCTAACCTACTATGTATTTTAGCCATTCAAGTCTGTTTCGCACAAGATTACAGATTTGGAAAAGTATCGAAAGAAGAACTCGAAGAAACGGCTAACGCTAAAGACCCAGAAGCCCATGCAACAATTTTGTACGCTAATGAAGATGTTACGTTTAAATACGAAAAAAACAAAGGATTTACTGTTGTTACCGAAGTACAAAAACGGATAAAAATTTACGACAAAGAAGGTGTAAAATGGGCTACGGAAAGCGTAGCATTTTTCGACCCAGATAATAGTTCTAAAGGCGAAAAGTTGAAAGGACTAAAGGGCTATACTTATTCTCTAGAAAACGGAAAAATTGAAGACGTTAAATTAGATAAGGATAATGTGTTTGATGAAGCTACAAATAAATATTGGAAGCAAGTTAAATTTACGATGCCTAATATTTCCGACGGGTGTATCGTAGAGTTTCAATATAGAAAAGAATCCCCATATTTGAGTATCGATAATCAAGTATTACAGTACGATATTCCCGTAAAAAAGCTAGATTTTAGAGTTTCCATTCCAGAATATTTTCATTTTAATAAATATATAAATCCGAAAGCCTCTTATTTTCCTACCATCAAGGAAAGCAAGAAAAATAGAACAGAAAGCTTGTCTAGCAAAACAAGGACTAAAGAAGGCGGTGGGTTCTCTAACGTCGTTACAACTTACGATTCCTCGCAATGGGATTTTGTAGAAACCGTTTACGAAGCCAGTTTAACCGATATTCCAGCTTTAAAACCGGAGCCATTTGTAGATAATTTAGATATTTATCGCAGCGAAATTAATTGGGAATATGCTATGTATAAAGGTCCAGACGGAGAAATTAAAAAGTATTCCACAAATTGGGAAAGTGTAACGAAAACCATTTATGAGCATGAAGATTTTGGTGGACAATTAGCCAAATCTGGATATTTTGAAGCCGATATAGATAAACTTTTAGCCAACGTTACCAATCAAGAAGAGCGTATAGATCTAGTTTATAATTTTGTAAAATCGAAAGTGGCATGGAATGAATTTTATGGTAATTACACCGAAAACGGTGTGAAAAAAGCCTATAAAGAAGGCATAGGAAATGTAGCTGATATTAATTTAATGCTAACTGCGATGTTGCGTTATGCAGGTATTTCGGCAAACCCTGTTTTGGTAAGTACTAAAAGTAATGGTGTTCCTTTATATCCTACGCGTCAGGGATTCAATTATGTAATTTCTGCCGTTGAATTAAAAGATAAACTGATATTGCTAGACGCAACCTACAAATATGCCATGCCAAATATATTACCTTCTCGAGCATTAAATTGGCAAGGTAGAATTGTTCGTGAGCATGGGAGTTCGGCTTGGGTAAGTTTGTTGGATCAGCCAATAGCAGAGGAAGCTTGTACATTACAAGTTAAATTGCAAACAGATTTAACTGCCGAGGGGCGTGTTTTAGACAAGCTAACCAATGCCAATGCTATGAATTTTAGAAGTCGATATAATAATATGGGGAACGATGAGCGACTAAGAGCGATAGAATCTGGTAAAGGTGAAATTGAAATTTCAAATTATGAGATTAAAAATATGGACAATCTTAACGAGCCTAATATTCAATATTCTTACACTTTTAAATTAAATAGTGCTGCCGAACAAATAGGCGATCAAATTTATGTGTCTCCCATGTTATTCTTTACCAATTCGGAAAATATATTTAAACAAGAAGAGCGTTTATATCCTATAGAATTTAATCATCCACGTAGTTATACCTATAAAGTATCCGTTATGTTGCCAGAAGGATATAAAGTAGAGAGTTTACCAGAAAGTGCAAGGTTTCAATTTAAGGGTGGAGAAGGCGATTTTAGCTTTATGTCCAGCAGTAACAGCAACATGGTTGCGTTTAGAGTTAATTATAGTTTAGCCAATACTTTTGTGATTACTGATGATTACGAGCATTTTAAAACATTTTTTGGGATGATGGTTGAGAAGGAAACCGAAAAAATGGTTTTAACTAAAATTAGTACTGGAGGAACAGAATAAGTCCTATTTTTTTTAAGGATTAAAATAAATAAAATAGTAGTTTTACACAGTAAAAGAAACAAGCCGTCTAGCGTTTATGTTTTTTAAAAGCCTAAATGCTAGACGGTTTTGTATTAGAGTTGCTCAATTAACCTGAGTGTGGACTAACCAGTAGTTTATAAGTAAAATTATGGGTTAGAAAAACTATAATCATTAACAACTAATTTTCTTTTTCCAGAAGATAATAACGGAATATCATCAACATATTCTATAGTTATATTTGCATCTTTACCTAAATAGCCTTTAAATTCTGAAAGGATTTCGTTTTCTTTAGTAAACTTGGCTATAGGGTTTAATTTAAAAATATAGTCTTTTTCACCTACTTGAATAAATTGATACTGTTTTAATTCATCATATTTCCACATATTAACTGTTACTATGTGAGATGTTATCGTGTTATTGTTTGTGTCAAAGATAGTATCTACTTTTCTTCCATTGATTTGAGAAATCACTGGGGCAAGTTCTTTTCCTTTTGGATTTTCAGACATCATAGCTATATCGCCATTGTCGTATCTAATAATAGGCATGCAATAATTAAATAAGTCGGTTATCACTACACGACCATATTCACCATATTTAGCAGGTTCATCATTATCTAAATTTAAAATTTCGATATAAAAACTAGCCCAATTTATATGGAATTCTTCTCCACCAGTTCTACTTTGTTGGGCAAGCATTCCATTTTCCATGTTAGAATATCTCGATAGCGTTGGGCATTCAAAATAATGTTCCATGGTATTTTTAGCATAAGACGTTAATGCTTCAGAGTTTGCAATAATAGATTTTATATTATTGCTTTTTAAAGGCTCTGCCTTTGTCTTGTCCATATATTTGCAGAGTAATTCAAATGTAGATGCAAATCCTACTAAATTTTTGTCATTTCTATCTGCTTTTATTTTTGAAATAAACATTTTAAAATCGTCATCGGTATAATTATGAATACTATACGGTACAATATTTTCTTTCCACATCTGAAATTTGCTTTTTCTATTAATATCATTCCAAACCTTCATATAATAAAGTTTGGTGCCAAGTTGGTAACCAGCCTGTTTTGCGAAATATATAACGTCTGCGGTATTTCTTAATCGTTTGTTTTTATTATGAAATAATTTAAAAGGAGTACCTGTAGAGCCACTAGTTACTACAGGGGTGTTTTTTTTATGAATATAATCTTCCGATTTAAAGTCATTATAATTATTCCTAATTATGTTTTTGTTAATTACTGGAAAATCTTTAATTGATTTAAAATTAGAGACATCTTTATAAAATGGGGTAGTTTTACAAGCATGGTTTAGTAGGTTTAGAAGCCTATTCTCTCGAGCTGTTTTCGATGCCTCAGTGTTGTAGTTTTCTAAAATAAAATTAATATCATTATAATGGTTTTTAATATGTTTGCCTTTTAACGCATCCATTAACCAAAAAGAAATTTCACGAAAGGAGTTACTCATAAAAAATATTTATTATAATTTTTTTTAGTTTTCGAAGTCATTAAGGAAATTTAATAAATTTTGTAGAAAGAAATTTATAATATAGATGAATAGCAGTATAATTCTGTTTATTAGTTGGTTATCGTATTATTTGTAGGAATTAATTTTGTGAATAACAAGAACAGAATAAGTCCTATTTTTTTTAAGGATTAAAATAAATAAAATAGTAGTTTTACACAGTAAAAGAAACAAGCCGTCTAGCGTTTATGTTTTTAAAAAGCCTAAATGCTAGACGATTTTATATAACGACAGACAAATGAATATTGAAGATGCCCAATTAGCTGTAGATTCTTGGATAAAAGAGCATGGTGTACGCTATTTTAACGAGCTAACCAATATGGCACAACTTACAGAAGAAGTAGGAGAAGTGGCTAGAATTATAGCTAGACGTTACGGTGAGCAAAGTGAAAAAGAAAGTGATAAAAATAAAGATTTAGGTGAAGAATTAGCCGATGTTGTTTTTGTGGTACTGTGTTTAGCGAACCAAACAGGAATTAATTTACAAGATGCGTTTAATAAAAAAATGGATTTAAAAACGAAACGCGATCACGATAGGCACCACAACAATAAAAAATTAAAATAATAGCATGAATATTAGTTTACAACGTTCACAGGTACTTCAAAAACCTTTAAGTGTTACTATTACGGGGTCTAAAAGTGAATCGAATAGATTACTTGTTTTACAAGCTTTATTCCCTAATATTACACTAGAAAATCTTTCAAATTCAGACGATACAGAAGTCATGCAAATGGCTTTAAAATCTACAGATGCTGTTATCGATATTCATCATGCAGGTACCACCATGCGGTTTCTTACAGCTTACTTTTCAAGTTCTGAAGGGAAATCTGTAACCTTAACGGGGTCGAAACGTATGAAAGAGCGGCCAATTAAAATTTTAGTCGATGCTTTGCGCGATCTTGGTGCCGATATTTCTTATGTTGAAAACGATGGCTATCCGCCAATACAAATTTCAGGTAAAAAACTTACCCAAAATCAAGTCACGTTAAAAGCAAATGTTAGTAGCCAATATATTTCTGCTTTAATGTTAATTGGTTCGTCTTTAGAGAATGGACTAGTACTGACTTTAGATGGAGAAATTACCTCTGTTCCGTATATTAAAATGACCTTAAATTTATTGCATCAATTAGGCATTGAAGCAGAATTTCAAGGCCAAACAATTTCTGTTCAGCCTAAAAAAGATCTTGTGGCCGGAACAGACTTTACCGTGGAAAGCGA encodes:
- a CDS encoding prephenate dehydrogenase; its protein translation is MKNIVVVGIGLIGGSMVKDLKKAHPETKIIGVDKNKDHLNEALVRGLIDEKGNIDVVKNADLVILSIPVDASVNLLPEILDLVQDDALVIDVGSTKLDICNAVEHHKNRRNYLACHPIAGTEFSGPQAAIFDLFRQKTNIICEVEKTAFKLQERALKVFSDLGMRIRYMNPESHDKHIAYVSHLSHISSFMLGKTVIDKERNERDIFDMAGSGFASTVRLAKSSPNMWTPIFKQNKTNVIETLEEYINNLNQFKILLEQDDFEAIFNEMKNTNRIKDILKGIA
- a CDS encoding bifunctional 3-deoxy-7-phosphoheptulonate synthase/chorismate mutase type II, whose protein sequence is MENKKELRTWLDDLKLDHPLVIAGPCSAETEEQVLKIAHELKDTDVSYFRAGIWKPRTRPGMFEGVGALGLKWLQRVKAETGMKTATEVANAAHVKLALEHDVDLLWIGARSTVSPFIVQEIADALKGTDKIVLVKNPVNPDLALWLGGIERLASADIKNLGVIHRGFSTYEKSKYRNNPEWQIAIELQSKFPDLPIINDPSHITGKRDMIFDVSQTALDLNFDGLMIETHFDPENAWSDAAQQVTPKTLVQIMKDLKIRKETDPEADYNTSLNNLRAKIDVIDNQIIDLLGKRMVVADGIGTLKRQKNVSVLQSKRWNEILGAMVLEGEAHGLSEEFILKMFKAIHQESINHQEKIINK
- the rsgA gene encoding ribosome small subunit-dependent GTPase A; its protein translation is MTGTVYKSTGSWYTVKTALGATYECRIKGKFRLKGIKSTNPIAVGDLVDFEIETLDNVTTGIIHHIHDRKNYIVRKSVNLSKQTHIIASNIDQVFLLITINNPPTLTSFIDRFLVTAEAYSIKTILLFNKIDVYNEDTILEVRYLASIYRAIGYECIGISAETGKNVDKVKALMLGKVSMFAGHSGVGKSTLVNALEPSLDLKTKAISAQHMQGQHTTTFAEMFDLSFDARIIDTPGIKGFGVVDMEKEEIGDYFPEFFALKQDCKFNNCLHIEEPKCAVKDALDRDEIAFSRYRSYVQIIEGEDEHYRTDTWDKERDDL
- the dtd gene encoding D-aminoacyl-tRNA deacylase codes for the protein MKAVIQRVAQASVTIDHKKVADIPNGLLILLGITTDDTQEDIVWLSKKIANLRIFEDDEGVMNTSLVDIDGEAIVVSQFTLQASTKKGNRPSYIKAARPELAIPLYESFVSQFQSDLGKPVQTGEFGADMKVELLNDGPVTIIIDTKNKE
- a CDS encoding DUF3857 domain-containing protein; this encodes MSLKPTLGLFFLVLTIKLTAQSNFRVDPELKTTLAKHANVLVNTNDVEIHILSYNKMVIKTHRAVTIYNASGSNKAYTYETYDGTTKIKTLEATVYNAAGEKVKRYKAKDFKDAARADGISIYNDDRIKYLEHQSVTYPYTIDYIGSSLKVVGFIYYA
- a CDS encoding ISAon1 family transposase, translated to MQRQYKDYLSDFKSWDQKSHARNWMLFPQNIGGYLSLDETAFSNGDLYTIITNKSAKGKTGAIIAMVKGTKAETVINILRKIPLKQRSKVKEVTLDMAGNMGLIVKKSFPNATLVIDRFHVQKLALDALQEIRIKHRWDAIDLENDAIEKARSKSLKFTPELLKNGDTLKQLLARSRYLLYKSSSKWTKNQSQRAEVLFQRYPDLEKAYNLCQNLSWIFNNSKDKTSALIRLAKWDEKVRKAEFKSFNTIARTMSIHYKNILNYFDNRSTNASAESFNAKIKAFRAQFRGVRNIDFFLFRLASIYA
- a CDS encoding ISAon1 family transposase N-terminal region protein, giving the protein MSSDTLLSIANLLLPEVLVTYFDLTKHEVKAEEIHFYFTELNNAPLDHKDEKLHSKGFFPEASIQDFPIRGKNVFLHITRRRWINQDTNKVVTRDWKLVAKGTRMTSEFAAFLKELY
- a CDS encoding transglutaminase domain-containing protein gives rise to the protein MSHYISEVEHTMTAFLPTWSPLEGFYTGVLHASYKIINDTDVPLALKEEHFNGYNITKQGDYHFVAENLTAIAPEAYSPEFYTFAPRLKVALEIFDMKGVQGKNTNWQDFGEWVHESLLSDTQELPEEVKKTIISLTENATTNEEKARIVYDYLQNKVRYISVQVGIGGWKPMLAKDVDRLSYGDCKALSNYTHALLNVVGVPSYYTCIYGGEEIQNIDKDFSSTQGNHAILAIPTADDFIWLECTSQNTPFGYIANFTDDRDALIITPEGGEIVHTKTYETEENLLHTLADISIQADGSLNADIVVKSYGTQYRGAKGIEVESEKNQKLRFKDNWSYINDLEISSFNFNNDKQLVEFTEHVSVSAKKYASKTGKRLLLAPNVFNKLVHIPPRYTNRTLPIQIDRGFIDTDSYQIHLEDGLNVDALPNDSVLETKFGSYYSSIKKDENGLLTYTRSLTYNKGIYPKEDYQAFRDFWIAISKLDNAKIALLTTN
- a CDS encoding DUF3857 domain-containing protein, yielding MKLLPNLLCILAIQVCFAQDYRFGKVSKEELEETANAKDPEAHATILYANEDVTFKYEKNKGFTVVTEVQKRIKIYDKEGVKWATESVAFFDPDNSSKGEKLKGLKGYTYSLENGKIEDVKLDKDNVFDEATNKYWKQVKFTMPNISDGCIVEFQYRKESPYLSIDNQVLQYDIPVKKLDFRVSIPEYFHFNKYINPKASYFPTIKESKKNRTESLSSKTRTKEGGGFSNVVTTYDSSQWDFVETVYEASLTDIPALKPEPFVDNLDIYRSEINWEYAMYKGPDGEIKKYSTNWESVTKTIYEHEDFGGQLAKSGYFEADIDKLLANVTNQEERIDLVYNFVKSKVAWNEFYGNYTENGVKKAYKEGIGNVADINLMLTAMLRYAGISANPVLVSTKSNGVPLYPTRQGFNYVISAVELKDKLILLDATYKYAMPNILPSRALNWQGRIVREHGSSAWVSLLDQPIAEEACTLQVKLQTDLTAEGRVLDKLTNANAMNFRSRYNNMGNDERLRAIESGKGEIEISNYEIKNMDNLNEPNIQYSYTFKLNSAAEQIGDQIYVSPMLFFTNSENIFKQEERLYPIEFNHPRSYTYKVSVMLPEGYKVESLPESARFQFKGGEGDFSFMSSSNSNMVAFRVNYSLANTFVITDDYEHFKTFFGMMVEKETEKMVLTKISTGGTE